A genomic stretch from Thermococcus sp. MV5 includes:
- a CDS encoding AEC family transporter → MNIYEMLGLIVIGFILKRMIKSEKLFVYLNKIAIQLLLTFYIFSSVAAKDLEYLIRIKLVFVYVFLIISINLVSSYFYARFFVRDNKWKGALIILSTYPNTVAMGFPIASLFLDDLTPVVLYASIHTLIIIPLATFLAAHYSSGKASLKESLLRALKFPPTSANLLALAFVFLNIKLPATILTVMNQVGWWSIPIILIYFGSRVNLQKFELRKLLEVSMFRTFIPFIFVFLTLKAPSEIFYAVLVEATMPPAIIANAILAHYGLREEEGIGVTIVLALMVLTLFLVLRVVV, encoded by the coding sequence ATGAACATCTACGAAATGCTTGGTTTAATCGTTATCGGGTTTATCCTTAAGAGGATGATAAAATCAGAAAAACTATTTGTTTATCTTAATAAAATTGCCATCCAACTACTTTTGACATTTTATATCTTTTCAAGTGTTGCTGCAAAGGATTTGGAGTACCTCATACGGATTAAGCTCGTTTTTGTTTATGTCTTTTTGATCATTAGTATAAACCTGGTGTCTTCGTACTTTTATGCAAGATTTTTTGTAAGAGACAACAAGTGGAAAGGTGCGTTGATAATTCTATCCACGTATCCCAATACCGTGGCCATGGGTTTCCCGATAGCTAGTTTGTTTCTGGACGATCTAACTCCAGTAGTACTTTATGCCAGTATCCATACATTGATAATTATCCCTCTTGCTACATTTCTGGCGGCTCACTACTCTAGTGGAAAAGCCTCATTAAAAGAAAGTCTCTTAAGAGCGTTAAAATTCCCTCCTACAAGTGCCAACCTTTTGGCTCTTGCTTTTGTGTTTTTAAATATTAAATTGCCTGCTACTATCTTAACAGTCATGAATCAAGTTGGCTGGTGGAGTATTCCAATTATCTTGATATACTTTGGCTCTCGAGTAAACCTTCAGAAATTTGAATTAAGGAAATTACTCGAAGTTAGTATGTTTAGAACATTCATTCCATTCATATTTGTCTTCTTGACTTTAAAAGCACCATCTGAGATATTTTATGCAGTTCTTGTAGAGGCTACAATGCCTCCGGCTATAATAGCCAATGCAATTTTGGCCCATTATGGACTTAGGGAAGAAGAGGGAATAGGAGTTACAATTGTCTTAGCTTTGATGGTTTTAACACTCTTTCTAGTCCTTAGAGTTGTTGTTTAA
- a CDS encoding cupin domain-containing protein, protein MKAEISNLIDRGSYKKMPLFEGELPEGSFAQIVEIKPKQEVPRHYHERQYELFYIISGEAKLGIGEREYTAKAGDIYLVKPKTIHWVINDKNEPFRLFVVKLEYYGEDSVWLEK, encoded by the coding sequence ATGAAAGCTGAGATTAGTAATCTTATAGATAGAGGGAGTTACAAGAAAATGCCTCTCTTTGAAGGGGAACTTCCAGAAGGAAGTTTTGCCCAGATAGTGGAGATTAAGCCCAAGCAAGAAGTTCCTAGGCACTATCATGAAAGGCAGTATGAACTCTTTTACATCATAAGTGGTGAGGCAAAGCTAGGCATAGGGGAACGAGAATACACTGCAAAAGCTGGTGATATTTATCTAGTAAAACCCAAAACAATTCATTGGGTTATAAATGATAAAAACGAACCCTTTAGGCTCTTTGTAGTAAAGCTAGAGTATTATGGGGAAGACAGCGTATGGCTTGAAAAGTAG